A region of the Microcystis aeruginosa FD4 genome:
GCAATCACCCCAAGATTGTCCAAACTTTACAGGAAGTATTGACGGCAGAACTGCCCAATTTAGTCCAATTGGATGCTTCTATCCTAGCGGGATTGCTGGCCGAACGGTTAGCAGCGATCGCCCCGACCGGATTAGAACGAGTTTTCTTTGCCAACTCCGGCACAGAAACCGTCGAGGCCGCCATTAAATTTAGCCGCTACGCCACCGGACGCAGCCAAATTGTTTACTGTCAGGGAGGCTACCACGGGTTAACCATGGGTTCCCTTTCCGCCACCGGCGATCCCCATTATCGTGAGGGATTTGGGCCTTTTGTCGGCGATTTTAAGGAAATTCCCTTCGGCGATCTAGCTGCGCTCGAAAAAGCTCTAATCAACAAAGATGTAGCGGCTTTTATTACCGAACCGATCCAAGGTCACGGGGTGAGAATTCCCGAACCGAACTATCTCCCCGCAGCGGCTGCCCTTTGTCGTCGTTATGGGACTCTTTTTGTGGCCGATGAAGTGCAGACTGGTTTAGGCCGGACTGGCAAAATTTGGGCTGTGGAACATTGGGGGGTAGAACCGGACATTTTATGCGTTGCCAAGGCTCTTTCGGGCGGTTTTGTGCCAGTGGGAGCGGTTCTCTGTCGTCGCTGGCTCTTCGATCGAGTATTCGATCGCATGGACCGTTCTGTGGTTCACGGTAGCACTTTTGGGAAAAATAATCTGGCCATGGCCGCCGGTATTGCCACTTTACAGGTGATTGAGGAGGAAAAATTAGTCGAGCGCTCGGCTGTAATCGGTCAACAAATTATCGCAGAACTACAGCCCCTCGTAGATCAGTACGAATGTTTGCAGGAAGTGCGGGGATTGGGTATGATGATGGCCTTGGAATTTGCCGAGCCGAGCAGTTGGTCATTAAAAGCCGCCTGGAAAATGCTAGAAACCGCCAATAAAGGGCTATTTTCTCAGTTAATCGTCGTTCCCCTCTTTACCCGTCATCAAATCCTCTCGCAGGTTTCCAGCCACGGTATGAATATCATCAAGTTTATCCCCCCCCTCACCCTCTCCGATGAGGATTGCCGTTGGATTGTCACCGCCGTTAAGGATGTGGTCGCTGATGCTCACCGCCTACCTGGGGCCGCTTGGGAATTCGGCAAAACCTTAGCCAGCCAAGCTATACGCCAAAAAACCGCCAAAAAATAGGTTAATATGTCCAGTTTGTTTCATCCCCTCTGCGGTAGTAACCTTAGCACTCTCCTTCGTTTGTTTTTGACCAATGGCGGCATCGATCGCCCCAATTTGGCCCCAGCAACCCTGGCGCTGGCAGTTACCTTGGCGCGACTGCCTTTTTCTACCCTAGAACGAATTTTGATGACAGGGTTTTATGAGCGCTGCGTGCAGGTAAAAGCACCCATTTTTATTGTCGGCTATTGGCGCAGCGGCACGACCCATCTGCACAATTTACTCGGTCAATCGGAGCATTTTGGCTATATTTCGCCCCTAGCGGTGGGATTACCCTGGGATATCCTCGGCATCGTCCGCTTATTTCAACCGCTGCTGGAATTAGCTCTACCGAGCGATCGCCATGTGGATAACGTTGCCGTTACTCCCGATTCCCCCCAAGAAGACTCGATCGCCCTGGCCAGTATGATCCCCCTTTCCTACTACCATGGTTTATACTTTCCCCAACGTTTTCAGTATCATTTCGATCGAGGGGTTTTTTTTCAAGGCTGCAGCGAGAAAGAAATCGCCAATTGGCAACGTTGGCATACTCATCTATTAAAAAAAGTTTCCATCCATCAAAAAGGCAAACAATTACTAATCAAAAACCCCGTTTATACGGCACACATTGCCAGATTGCGAGCTATCTGGCCCGATGCTAAATTTATTCATATCTACCGCAATCCCTATCTAGTTTTTCCCTCAACCCGCCACTTTTTTACCCGCATCCTACCGGAACTAGCACTGCAATCCTACGATAATTTATCTATTGATGTCATCGAGCAAGCGATTCTGAAAAGTTATCCCCTAATGCTCAATTCTCTCCTGCGAGATAGTGCCGATTTACCTACCGATAGTTTTGTAGAAATTCGTTTTGAAGATTTAGAAAAAGACCCCCTAGCACAAATCGAGAAAATTTACGATCAACTGCAACTTCCCAACTTAAAAATAGCTATGCCTCGCTTTGAGAAATATATCAGCAGTCTGCAAGGATATAAAAAAAATAATTATCCCCCAGATGCAAAAGCGATCAAATTGGTTGAATCCCATTGGCTGCCATTTATTCAACGTTGGAACTATTTTTAGTTATCAGCTTTTTCAGTTATCAGTTATCAGTTATCAGTTATCAGTGATCAGTTATCAGTCATCAGTGATCAGTTATCAGTCATCAGTGATCAGTTATCAGTGATCAGTTATCAGTTATCAGTTATCAGTTATCAGTCATAATTCATAATTCATAATTCATAATTTAATATGAAATATCTTAAATTTATCTTTCTGGGTTTAGGTTTTGTTTTACTAGGGGTAATTTTACGCCAAACAAATCTGCAAGAAGTGTGGCAACAAATCACCCTAGTCGGTTGGTGGGGAATGACATTAGTGATTATTTTTTATTTCCTAGAATTACTCACCGATGTTTTTACTTGGCAACTAACTTTTAAAAGCATTCCTATCCAACCTAGATGGACAATTCGCCTATTATTAATTTACATGGTAGGGGCAGCCTTTAATCGCGTGACTCCCTTCGCTTCGTTGGGAGGAGAAGGTTTTAAAGCAGTGATGTTGAAAACTCACTATCAGATTAGCTATAAAGAAACCAGTGCCTCGATTATTTTGACCAAGACGTTAAATACTGCTTCCCTTGTCTTCTTTGCAATTATCGGGTTTTTTCTGCTCCTAGCTTCCCCAAAATTTTCTAATTCTTTTAAAACTTTGACTGGATTAAGTCTAGCTATATTCTCCAGTTGTATCCTGATATTTTTCTTGATTCAGCGATTCCGTTTATCCTCCCGAATAGTTAATCGATTAGGTCATTCTTTTTTAGGCGATCGCCTAGCTAAACCTTTAGAAAATCTTCGCAGTGTCGATGATCGTTTAGGAGAATTTTACCAGAATCTGCCCCTATTTAGAAATGGCTTGATCGTCGGTTTTCTCAATTGGCCCCTCGGAGTTTTAGAAATCTATGTTTTAATGCAACTTCTCCAACATCCGATCAGTTTTGCCGATGCTTGGTTATTTGATTCCGTTGCTCAATTGGTGCGCGCTGGAACCTTTTTTATTCCCGCTAATATCGGTACTTTAGAAGGTTCTTTAGTGCTGCTGGGTGCTTCCTTAACCGGTAGTCTCGAATTAGGTTTAGCGATTTCTGTAATTCGCCGGGTTAAAGATATTCTCTGGATTATATTAGGTTTATTGATCTGGTGGTTATTTTCCCTAAGACCGACTTTACCCGATCGCTCTTCAAAATAATCTCAATCATACTAAATCCGTTGAGTGACTTTCTCTCACTTATGGTGAGCAGCAGAAGTTGTTCAAAGAGGGCGAATGCAATTCGCCCCTACAATAATATAGGAGTTACGCACTGTACAAATTCACCATGATGTGTATGAACGAAAATCCGTCGTTTCAGACTTTTGGCGATTAACTTCTGATCGATAGCGATCGCTCAAAAGTCATCAAAAAATCACGTTAAAATGCCCGAAACCCATACCTCATATTTGGTCGATCCTGTCAATGCGTAAGTCCTATAATAATATTATCGCACCAATGGTAGGGGCGCATCGCGTGCGCCCAAATGTAATATAGATATTTCTACAAAATTGAGATGCACCAGGCCAAAAGGGGAATAAATAATCAGTCTTTAATAACCAGATTTACTATTATCAGTAACTTTTAAATTAGTACAAATATATGAACAACTGCGTGTAAGCATCCCACCGAAAAACTAATGCGCTCCGGGGTTTGGGGGCGGCGCCACGCCCCCAACGGGGGGTTTGGGGGGTAGAACCCCCCAAAAGTCTGGATTTAGGACAAAAAATCTAGAAAGCACAGTTTTTAAAAATTCGCTGGGTTAAAGATATTCTCTGGATTATATTAGGTTTATTGATCTGGTGGTTATTTTCCCTAAGACCGACTTTACCCGATTCGCTCTTCAAAATAATCTCCATCAGTCAACCTCTTGCACAATTAATGTACTCCTCACCCAACGGAAGATTTTTGATTTTTCCAAGAGGTCTATTATTATTCATTCTTAATTCTCCTGACTCCTGACTACTGGCTACTGACTCCTAACCCTAACAACAATTTTTGATTTTTACCAGAGGTCTAGTCAACTCCCGATTATTCATCCTGTAATTTTTCGCGTACATTGCGAACAATCCGCGATAATTCAGTCTTTTCATCGACGCTAATTTTAGTCGGGGAACCACTAATAATCCGCTCGTAATTGCGGAAAGAATCCTTGATATCGGCCCCGTCCTGACTGATAGTATATTCACGAATCCCTTTATCGTGCCAAGAACCGCGCATCTTAAAGACGTTAATCGCTCGCGACATTTCGCCGCGAATTTCCACATACTGCAGCATTAAAATCGTGTCGGTAATCGTAGAAATATGGGATTCGGTGATCGAGTGCGCTCCCATAAATTGGTCGGTGGTATTGGTGAAAAATCCCGTAATTTCCTCCTGTTTGGCGTATCCTGTCACCCCGATCACAAATTGCCGAAAAGCATTATTTGTCACCCCGCGTGCGAGCGCCGATAGAGAATCAATAGCAATACGGGAGGGTTTAAATTCCGAGATTTCCGACTTAATCATCTGTAAATGGTCTTCTAATCCCGCCGATTCGGGGTAAGAACACAACAATTTTAATAATCCCTTGCGTTCCATCTCCTCAAAATCGATCCCCCAAGAAGAAGCATTTCGGGACAATTGGGCGCGAGATTCTTCATAAGCGAACAAAATCGCCCGCTCACCGCGCCGACAGCCTTCTTCCAGAAATTTACTGACTAAGAGAGTTTTACCCGTACCTGTTGCTCCTGTAGCCAAAATAATCGAATCCTTGAAAAAACCGCCTCCACACATATCATCAAGGGTTTTTACTCCCGAAGAAATGCGGACATTAGAAGAGCGCTGAGTTAAACGCATCGCACCGAGGGGGAAGATATTAATGCCATCATTGGTGATAGTAAAGGGATATTCCCCCTTCATGTGGGTTGTTCCCCGTAATTTGAGGATTTCTGCGGTTCTGCGTCGTCTTTCTCCCTCTAGCACGTTCCGCATAATTACCACATTATCAGAGACAAATTCCTCTACCCCAAAACGGGCTACCGCTCCGTATTCTTCGATACGTTCTGTGGTCATAATTGAAGTCACTTCTAATAATTTTAACCGGGCTACGAGCCGAAAAATTTCTCGCCGCACCACTGACACCGCTTCATACTGCTGAAAAACGGCAGTTACAGAGTCAATTGATACCAGTTTGGCTTTATATTTGGTAATTGCGTATTGAATGCGCTCGATTAGGGCCGAAAGATCAAAACTACCCACCACTTCTTGACCTTCCGGATCCGGAGAAGCATCGAGAATAAATAACTTACCCTGGTCAATTAATTCTTCTAAATCCCAACCAAAACTATAGGCATTTTGGATAATATCAGTGGGAGATTCTTCAAAAGTAACAAACAGTCCCGGATAGTCAAAATACTTGATACCGTGGTAGAGAAATTGGACGGCAAGCAGGGTTTTTCCCGTGCCAGAAGTGCCACTCACTAAGGTAGTTCGCCCCATGGGTAAACCACCGTGAGTGATCTCATCAAAACCTTCAATTAGGGTTCTAATTTTGCGAACACCTTTGGGTTTAATCGGTGGATTCGATTGGCTATTAGAGTTAGATTGAGTCATTATTTATCCAGCGAGTATTTAAAGAGTAGGATTTTTATCTAATTTTTCAACAGAAACATATCAGGTCTGACTAGACACTTTATACCGTCTCGATTCCCATTGACTCTTGACTTTCCCCTAGAGGTACTAGATTACGCCCCGATCATTTCTCCTTCAATAAATATAAACCGTCTAATCACCTATTGCCGAAGTTCTAGCTATCATTTTCTCGTTCGCGAATCTCTTCGTACAGTAAGTCTAAACCGATCAGAACCTTCTCTCGATCGGACAAATCCCCGATAATTTTCCGCACTGGGGGAGGGAGGACTTTCGCGAGGGTAGGAGTAGCGAGAATCTTGTCTTCCTCCGCTAGTTGCGGGTTTTTCAGCACGTCAATCACCTTCAGCGCATAAACTCCCTGAAATTCTTCTTCTAGGATATTTTTCAGGGTTTTCAAGGCACGCACGGAGTTGGGGGTGTTCCCGGCGACGTACAGTTTTAAAACATAGGTTTTTTTAAAGACGCTCATAGGTTAAGATCAAAGGGGCTGGGGGTAGGAGTTCATCGCTATTTATTGGGGAGATTTTAATCTATTCCCAATAATAAATCAAAAGGGATATCCTCGCGAGGTATAGAACGACGGTACATTTCCCCTAGATGTGCAAGGATATCAATGAGAGCGAGACGATAATCTAGGAGGATTTCCTCGCTTCTGCCTTCTAATTTTAACTGTTGGGAAAATTCATCCATTAACTCCATGTGAATTTCCAGAATTTGCGACACTGAGAGATCGGTAAAAAAGACATTATTAACCAATTCATCGATCGCTTGATTGATCGGATAATCCTGTTGGAAGTAATTTAAAATAATCTCCCGATAATCTCTTCTTACTTCCCGCAGTAATTCTTTTTTTTCCTCTGGGGCAAGATTGCGATAGAATAGCTGCGGATTGCGTTTGTAGTAAACACCTAAATAGCCGAGTCTTTCTTTTAATTTTTCCGCTAAACGGCGCTGTTGTAGGAGGAGAAAACTGTGATTATTTTCCACGGGATTTGGTTGGTTAACAATCGTGTTAGGTTCGGAAAAAGAGCAATTAGGAGCTAAATGGAGAAATCGAGCGATCGCTTGGTCGATTACCGAGGTGATGCTGTCTAATTCCTTGACGGTAATTTGTAATTCGGCACTATGATAGAGACAGGTGGGAGAGTCATTCGTCTCGGCAGTGATGTTCTTGTCAGCGACAATGATCACTACTGGCAGTAAAATCCCCCCTTCGTAGAGTTGATTAAAAGTCGGCTGTAGGGAAGGATGAAAGACCACCAGTAAACAATCGATTTTTTCCTTCTCTGCCTCGATATTAGCCAGTAATTCGCTAGAAGACGACCCTAGGGTTAGATTATAGCGTTCATTGGCCAATAAAGCCGTCAAAGAATTAACCAGCCCTAAGGGTGAACTCACTCCCGTCAAGGGTGAGTCCGTTGGGACAAAAGCATAAATAGTCAGTCTCGGAGGCAACGTTTTCTCACCCGCAAGGTAGATAGAAAATAACAAACAATTAGGTTAGGCTTTCTCTGTTGAGAAGACAACCCCCTCGCCATTAGCTAAGGGAAGTTAAAGTTAACTTTGCTTCTTGGAGTGGGTATCGTAGTTAATTGTAATCAATGTAGCGGTTCTCTAGATGAGCCAGCGTCAAAATCAAGGTAGATTCAAGTTTTAGGACGACTAATAGTTTGGCCATCAGTTGGTTAATTATGCAATAAAGTTACCGCCACCGCCCACCCAATTATCCCCATGCCTAGCGTTACCCTCAGTCTCCATCACTTTAATCAATCCGTCACTACCTGTGAATTAATTGTTGACAGAACAAGTCTTTTAGATTTAATCAATACGGGCAATCCAGAAGCGATCGTGGTGGTGGATGAGCGGTATTGTCCCCTAGGACTGATGGAGAGTCAAACCCTGATTGCTTACCTCCTCTATCAACAACAGCGCCCCGAAACCAGAAACCCCTCCTCCAACTGTCTGGATCTGAGCGATTGGCTGCGTCCGATTATCCCTCTTAACTCGCGCATGGCCGTGAGTGAGTTTCTGGCCACCCTGACGGGAGAAGGAAGCTCCTTAGTCCCTATTTTAGTCGATGCTCAGGGCAAACTGTTAGGACGCTTAGACACGGGCAAACTTCTCCAATTTTGTCTCGGACGCTCGATTCTCGATGATCCGTCCCCGCGTCCCCGCATCAGCGATCGCAATTTCCCCCCACGATGCGATCGTCCTCTGGAATTTCTGGAACAATTACCGCTGCCGCTGCTGCTCTACAGTCCAGAAGCGGGAATTTTATACCAAAATCAGGCTTGGTGCGAACAAATAGGGGCGGCTTTCCCCGCTAATATCGATAAATCTCCCTTTGCTTTGGTTAATGACCCCTTAACCCTTCAATCCCCCACTCCCCCCCTGTTTCCCCAGCGTCTAGAAACGGTGACATCGGGTTTAGCCAAGACTTGGCGCCTCTTGTCCGCGCCGTTAAATTTAACGGATAATTATCCTTTGATCGAGAAAGCTTCGGGACTGTGGTTACTTTTAGCCACCGATATCACGGAACAACAGCAATATTGTCAGGAATTAGCGGTTAAAAATGCCGATTTAGTCCATTTAAATCGTCTTAAGGATGAATTTCTCGCCTGTGTCAGCCATGAGTTTAAATCGCCCCTCACTGCCGTGATCGGTCTCTCCAGTCTGCTGCGGGAACAAAAAATCG
Encoded here:
- a CDS encoding aspartate aminotransferase family protein is translated as MSILELIEKRLEENFALHEQYLNPQMVRVLKTIGYDRHYVKAEGAYLFDNHGEKYLDLLSGFGVFALGRNHPKIVQTLQEVLTAELPNLVQLDASILAGLLAERLAAIAPTGLERVFFANSGTETVEAAIKFSRYATGRSQIVYCQGGYHGLTMGSLSATGDPHYREGFGPFVGDFKEIPFGDLAALEKALINKDVAAFITEPIQGHGVRIPEPNYLPAAAALCRRYGTLFVADEVQTGLGRTGKIWAVEHWGVEPDILCVAKALSGGFVPVGAVLCRRWLFDRVFDRMDRSVVHGSTFGKNNLAMAAGIATLQVIEEEKLVERSAVIGQQIIAELQPLVDQYECLQEVRGLGMMMALEFAEPSSWSLKAAWKMLETANKGLFSQLIVVPLFTRHQILSQVSSHGMNIIKFIPPLTLSDEDCRWIVTAVKDVVADAHRLPGAAWEFGKTLASQAIRQKTAKK
- a CDS encoding circadian clock protein KaiA — translated: MPPRLTIYAFVPTDSPLTGVSSPLGLVNSLTALLANERYNLTLGSSSSELLANIEAEKEKIDCLLVVFHPSLQPTFNQLYEGGILLPVVIIVADKNITAETNDSPTCLYHSAELQITVKELDSITSVIDQAIARFLHLAPNCSFSEPNTIVNQPNPVENNHSFLLLQQRRLAEKLKERLGYLGVYYKRNPQLFYRNLAPEEKKELLREVRRDYREIILNYFQQDYPINQAIDELVNNVFFTDLSVSQILEIHMELMDEFSQQLKLEGRSEEILLDYRLALIDILAHLGEMYRRSIPREDIPFDLLLGID
- the kaiB gene encoding circadian clock protein KaiB — protein: MSVFKKTYVLKLYVAGNTPNSVRALKTLKNILEEEFQGVYALKVIDVLKNPQLAEEDKILATPTLAKVLPPPVRKIIGDLSDREKVLIGLDLLYEEIRERENDS
- a CDS encoding sulfotransferase family protein, with the protein product MSSLFHPLCGSNLSTLLRLFLTNGGIDRPNLAPATLALAVTLARLPFSTLERILMTGFYERCVQVKAPIFIVGYWRSGTTHLHNLLGQSEHFGYISPLAVGLPWDILGIVRLFQPLLELALPSDRHVDNVAVTPDSPQEDSIALASMIPLSYYHGLYFPQRFQYHFDRGVFFQGCSEKEIANWQRWHTHLLKKVSIHQKGKQLLIKNPVYTAHIARLRAIWPDAKFIHIYRNPYLVFPSTRHFFTRILPELALQSYDNLSIDVIEQAILKSYPLMLNSLLRDSADLPTDSFVEIRFEDLEKDPLAQIEKIYDQLQLPNLKIAMPRFEKYISSLQGYKKNNYPPDAKAIKLVESHWLPFIQRWNYF
- the kaiC gene encoding circadian clock protein KaiC; this encodes MTQSNSNSQSNPPIKPKGVRKIRTLIEGFDEITHGGLPMGRTTLVSGTSGTGKTLLAVQFLYHGIKYFDYPGLFVTFEESPTDIIQNAYSFGWDLEELIDQGKLFILDASPDPEGQEVVGSFDLSALIERIQYAITKYKAKLVSIDSVTAVFQQYEAVSVVRREIFRLVARLKLLEVTSIMTTERIEEYGAVARFGVEEFVSDNVVIMRNVLEGERRRRTAEILKLRGTTHMKGEYPFTITNDGINIFPLGAMRLTQRSSNVRISSGVKTLDDMCGGGFFKDSIILATGATGTGKTLLVSKFLEEGCRRGERAILFAYEESRAQLSRNASSWGIDFEEMERKGLLKLLCSYPESAGLEDHLQMIKSEISEFKPSRIAIDSLSALARGVTNNAFRQFVIGVTGYAKQEEITGFFTNTTDQFMGAHSITESHISTITDTILMLQYVEIRGEMSRAINVFKMRGSWHDKGIREYTISQDGADIKDSFRNYERIISGSPTKISVDEKTELSRIVRNVREKLQDE
- a CDS encoding lysylphosphatidylglycerol synthase transmembrane domain-containing protein: MKYLKFIFLGLGFVLLGVILRQTNLQEVWQQITLVGWWGMTLVIIFYFLELLTDVFTWQLTFKSIPIQPRWTIRLLLIYMVGAAFNRVTPFASLGGEGFKAVMLKTHYQISYKETSASIILTKTLNTASLVFFAIIGFFLLLASPKFSNSFKTLTGLSLAIFSSCILIFFLIQRFRLSSRIVNRLGHSFLGDRLAKPLENLRSVDDRLGEFYQNLPLFRNGLIVGFLNWPLGVLEIYVLMQLLQHPISFADAWLFDSVAQLVRAGTFFIPANIGTLEGSLVLLGASLTGSLELGLAISVIRRVKDILWIILGLLIWWLFSLRPTLPDRSSK